Part of the Lichenicola cladoniae genome is shown below.
CCAAAGCCGCGCCCGAACTGAAGCAATGCAGCACGAACCGGAACGGGCCGCCCGAGGCATGTTCCTCGCGCAGGATGGCGGCGACATCCTCGTCCGCATCACGCGCATGAATGACCAGCGGCAGGTCGGCGAGCCGTGCGGCCCGCAGATGCACACGGAAGCTCTCCTGCTGGAGTGGGCGAACTTCGGGGCCGCCATGGAAGTAGTCGAGGCCGGTCTCGCCGATGCCGACCACCTCGGGCGCCGCGGCCATCGATGCCAGATCATCCGCCGACGGAAGAATTTCCTCCGATACATGGTCCGGATGGGTGCCGATGGTACACCAGACGGCAAGGTCCGGACGCGCATGCCGCGCCAGGCCCCGGTTGACCGGTGCTGCCGACAACCGGGTGCCGATAGTCACCAATCCGGAGAGGCCCGCCGACCGGGCGCGGTCCAGCAGGCCGGGAAGCTCCTCATCGGTGAAATGATCGAGGTGGCAGTGGCTGTCGATGAGCATCTTCGGTTCCTCAGGCGACGGCCGGAACCACGGGCTCGACATGACGTGGAAAGATCCCCTGCGGGGCCGGCAGCTGCAACCCGGCCGGCAGCGGCGCATCCAGGGCAAGCAGCATCCGTTCCCCCGGCGCCACCCCGAGCTGGTCGAGCAGCCGGCCCATGCTGTCCGGCATGAACGGCTGCAGCACGGTGCCGACCTGGCGCAGCACGTCCACCAGCACGCGCAGCACCGAGCCCATCCGGGCCATGTCGGTTTTCTTGAGCGCCCACGGCGCCTGCCGGTCGATATAGCCATTGGAGGCGCGGACCACCTTCCAGACTTCCTCGAGCGCCTCGTGCAGCGCCTGGCGGTCGATCAGCACACGGACCACCCGGCGCAGCGCCTCGGCCTGGTTGAGCAGGACCGTGTCGTCGTCGGTGACCGATCCGCGATGCGGCAGCCTGCCGTCGCAGTTGCGGGCGATCTGCGACAGGGTGCGCTGCGCCAGATTGCCGAGGTCGTTGGCGAGTTCGACGTTGAGGCGCGAGATCAGGGCGCGGCGGCTGAAATCGCCGTCACCACCGAACGGCACCTCACGCAGCAGGAAATAGCGGACCGCATCGACGCCGAACTCGTCCGCCAGCGCCCGCGGGTCCACCACGTTACCGATCGACTTGCTCATCTTCTCGCCGTCGATGGTCCACCAGCCATGCGAATAGATCCGCTTCGGCAGCGGCAACTCGGCGGCCATCAGGAAGGCCGGCCAGAACACCGCGTGGAACCGCACGATCTCCTTGCCGACCAGGTGCAGGTCGGCGGGCCAGAAGCGCCAGAGCGGGTTGCTCTCGTCCGGATAGCCGAGTGCGGTGATGTAGTTCACCAGCGCATCCCACCAGACATACATGACGTGGGCCGGGTCATTCGGAACCGGCACGCCCCAGCGGAAACTGGTGCGGCTGATCGACAGGTCCTTCAGTCCCTGGCGCACGAAGCTGATCACCTCGTTGCGCCGCGCCTGCGGGCCGATGAAGTCAGGATGAGCATCGTAGAACGCCAGAAGGCGGTCCTGCCAATCCGAGAGGCGGAAGAAGTAGGACGGCTCCGTCACCCACTCGACCGGCGCGCCGGTCGGCGCCACGCGAACGCCGTCGGCACGCAGGACCAGCTCGTCCTCGCCATAGAAGCTCTCGTCCCTGGTGGCGTACCAGCCCTCGTAGGCGCCGAGATAAATGTGGCCGGCATCCTGCAGCCGGCGCCACAGCGCCGCACAGGCATCGAGATGACGTGGCTCGGTGGTGCGGATGAAGTCATCGAACGAGATGTTCATCGCCCGCGCCATGTCGCGGAAGTCCGCGGAGACCCGGTCGGTGAACTCCTGCGGCGCCACGCCGGCGGCAAGCGCCGCCTGCTCGACCTTCTGGCCGTGCTCATCGGTGCCGGTCAGGAAGAACACCTCATGCCCGTCGAGGCGCTTCCAGCGCGCCATGACGTCGGCCGCGATCGAGGTGTAGGCGTGCCCGATATGCGGCGCGCCGTTCACGTAATAGATCGGTGTCGTGATGGTATAGCGCTTGGTCATCGTCCACCGTTACGAAAGGCTGCGCAGCAGGTCCAGGCTCGACAGCAGCGCCTGCCGCTTGTCCAGGTTGAACCGTTCGGTCTCGTCCTGCACGTGACGGATCTGCTGCCAGACCGAGATGTCGTTGTCGGACGCCCGGTCGGAGGCGGCGTTTCCACGCGCCGCATCGCGGACCTCCCTTGATATGGCATCGCCGAGCAGCGTGAGAAAGGTCGCGAAACCACCTTCCTGCCGGTTGACGGCATCGACCATCTGGTATGCGCGGCTGCCGGACGTGCGCGAGGCAAGCGCCTCGCGGACCAGTTCGTCGAGTGCGATCCCGCCCTCACTGGCCAGCACCAGGGCCTGGCCCGGCGATCCGTGCGCCAGCGATGCCAGCACCTCGCGGTCGGCGTGCTCGCGATCGGGGAGCGTGCGCCCGAGCACCTTCATCATGCTTGCATCGTCGAGCACGTCCAGGCGCAGCGCGCGGCATCGGCTCCGGATGGTCGGCAGCAACCGGCCCGGCGACGCGCAGACAAGCAATAATACGGTGTGCGGCGGCGGCTCCTCGAGCAGCTTGAGCAGCGCGTTGGAGGCATTGCGATTGAGGAACTCGACCCCGTCGATAATCACCACGCGCCAGCCGCCTTCGGCCGCAGTGCGGCGCAGCAGGTCGCCGATCGGGCGGACGTCCTCGACGACGATCTCGCCGCGGAACCGCTGCTTTTTTTCGTCGAAGCTGCGTGCCACGGTGATCAGGTCGGAATGGCTGCCCGCGGCGACGCGGCGGAACACCCGATCGGCCCTGTCCACGAACAGGTCGTCGCCGGCTCGCCGCTCCGGTCCGGACAGGAGCCAGCGCGCGAACCGGAAGGCCAGCGTCGCCTTGCCGATCCCGACCGGGCCGGTGATCAGCCAGGCATGATGCAGCCGTCCAGTCCGCGCCGCCGACATCAGCGTGCGTTCGGCCGTCTCGTGGCCGATCAACCAGTCCTGCTCCCTGGGGGGCAACAGGGTTAGTGCGGTCATGCCGGAAGACGCTGCTCGACCTCGTGCAACATGACCTCGTGGACCTGCTGCGTGCTGCCGGTCGCCGGAATCGTAACCACCCGGGTTCCTGCCTGCCGAGCGATCTCGTGGAAGCCGCCCGCCACGCGCTGGTGAAACGCTTCATCCAGCCGCTCGTAACGGTCGCTCCGCGTGCCGCGCTGCCGCAGTCGGGCCAGCGCCAGGTCGCGCGGGAGATCGAGCAGGAGCGTGAGATCCGGCGCCAGCCCGACCAGCCCGATCAGCCGGTCGATAAAGCTGAGGCACCCCGGATCGCCCTGGCCGAGGCCATAGCCCTGGTAGGCAAGCGTAGAGTCGTAAAAGCGGTCGCAGACGACGACCATGCCGGCATCGAGCGCGGGCCTGATGGTGTTTTCGACATGGTCGAGCCTCGACGCGAAGTGGACCATCACCTCCGCCCGCAGGCCAAGCGCATGGTTGCCCTCGAGCAGGAGCGTCCGCAGGGTTTCTGCGCCCGGCGATCCACCGGGCTCTCGGGTACGCAACACCTTGCGGCCGCGCGCCAGCAACGCCTCCGCCAGGAGCACGGCCTGGGTCGATTTGCCTGCGCCCTCGCCGCCCTCGAGCGTAATGAACAGGCCGCTCAACTCCTGCCCAGATAGTGCTTGAGCACAGCGACGGCGCGAGCCGGCAGACCCATGCGTGCGACCGCGTCGACGGCAACCAGCGGCACCTGGATGTCGGTCACACCGGCACCGGAGATGGTGATCAGCCCAACCTGCTGGCCCTTGGCGATCGGGGCCGTGACCGGCGACTGGTAGTCGAGCGCCACTTTGACCCGGTTCTGCCAGCCGTGCGGCACGGTAAGCACAAGATCGGCGGCGGCGCAGGCGGTGACGGACGGTAGCAGCCCGAGCCAGACGGGAACGGTCTGCAGGACCTGTCCGCGTGACAACACACGCGCATTCTCGAAGTTGGCAAATGCCCAGTTCAGCAGCCTCGCACCCTCGGAGGCCCGGGCTTTTGACGAAGGAAGGCCGTTGACGACAAGGGTGATGCGGCGGCCACCCCGATCCGAACTGGCGCACAGACCAAAGCCACCGGCGTCGGTGTGGCCGGTCTTGAGCCCGTCGGCCAGGCCCTTGTCGACCAGGACGTTTCGGTTACCCTGGTTGATGTTGTTGAACTTGTAATCCTTCTCGGAAAAGAAGTGGTAGTCGTCCGGGAAGTCGGCGATCAGCCGGTGCGCCAGCGTCGCCACGTCGCGCGCCGACATGAAATGGTCCGGGTCCGGCCAGCCGGTGACGTTGCGGAACTGCGAGTTGGTCAGTCCGATGGTTTTCGCCTTTGCGTTCATCAACGCGACGAACTGCTCCTCCGAACCGGCAATGCCTTCGGCCAGCACGATGCAGGCATCGTTGCCCGACTGGATCAGCATGCCGCGGATCAGGTCGGAGACCGCTATCTGGCTACCGAGCGGCACGAACATCTTCGAGCCCTGCATCCGCCAGGCCTTCTCGCTGACCGGCAGCATCTGGTCGAGATGCAGCCGACCTTCCTTCAGCATGCCGAAGACGATGTAGGCGGTCATCATCTTGGTCAGCGACGACGGCGGCATGCGCTCGTCGGCGGCCTTCTGCAGCAGGACCGTGCCGGTCTGGAAATCAACCGCGAACGCCCAGCGAGCCTCGGTATCCAACGGGCCGACGGGCGTTTCCGCCGGTGAGCCCGCACCGGCCTGTGCGGTGCCATCGGTCGCGGACGAGTCGTCGTCGGAATCGGGCGTCGGCTTGGATGCGGGATGGGCGGGCACCGGGTGGCGCGGTCGCGCCAGCGCCCCGAAACCGGATGCAAGCGACGACGAGACCACGATGCTTCCGGCACCGCTCAGCAAAATCCTTCTGCTAGGCACGTTGATCCCTATTCGACGATGATGTGCGCACCGGTTACCCCGGCGCGGCGGGCTTGGTCCAGAGCCGCATCCGCATCCGACGTACGCTGGAACGGGCCGACACGCACGCTATAGATGATCTGCCGCCCCTGGCCGTCGCTCCGTACAGAGCCGCCGATGCTGGCGCCGATCTGGTCGGCGTAGCTGCGCTGGTTGAACTGCCCGGCGTCGATCCACAACGCGCCCGGCTCGGGTCTTGCCTGCTGCAGGCGCGGCGGCAGCTTGTCCGGCACACGCGCCTCATCCGTCGTAGGAGCGTAGCCGTGCCCTGGAACCGGAGCCTGCATGGCGGGCGCCGACGAGCCCGGAGCACCCAGCATTTGTTCCTGGACGCCCTCGACCGGTGCGGTGGCGATGTCGAGATGCGGGCCGGATGGAGACTGCTCCGCCAGACGGCGGCTGAGCCCGGCATCCATCTCGAGATCGACGCGGGTCGTGGCTCCGGGCTGGATGTCAAGCAGGCGCGCGGCGCCTTGGGTCAGGGCCAGCAACCTGCCCTGTGCGCCCGGTCCGCGATCGTTGACCCGGACCAGGATCGACCGGCCGTTCTCCAGGTTGGTCACCCGCAAGACCGACGGGAGTTGCAGCGTCTGGTGCGCGGCGGCAACCGCCGAGGCATCGTAGGCTTCGCCGTTCGCGGTCAGAGCCTGCGGACGAGACTGCTCGACGATGGCCAGGCCGGTGGCGTGGTACTCGAGTTGTTCCTTCGGGTAGAACCAGGTTCCGCCTCCGCCCTGCCAGGGCGAGCCCACCACGTAATGAGGCGCAGGAACCGGCGCGGCCGGGTTGATCTTGCGCTGGCAGCCGGCGATGGCGAGAACCAAGGCCAGTGCCGCGACGGGCTTTCTCACGCGGCGGCGTTGCCGATAAGGCCGACCGCCAATGCATAGAAATCCGATGGGTTGTAGCGCCTGATCACGTTGAAATTGGCATAGATCATGAACGCGTCGCCGCCCGCACCGTCCGGCAGGAGCAAGGCGCCATCGACATCCTGCCGCGAAAACCGCGAACCGTCGCTCCGCCGAACGCCGGCCTGATCCCAGCGCGCCAGCGGACGCATCGACTGGCGACCGGCGCTGGACGGGTCGATCTGCCGGGTCAGGGTGACGGCCTGACCCCATGGCTCGCCGGCGACCCAGCCGCTCTTGCCGAGATAGTTGGCAATCGAGGCGAACACGTCGGCGCGGTTGGTCCAGATGTCGCGATGGCCATCGCCGGTATAGTCGACCGCGAACCGGACATAGGAACTCGGCATGAATTGCGGCTGCCCCATCGCGCCGGCATAGCTTCCGAGCATCCGGGCCGGCGCCACGTCGCCATTGCCCAGGATACGGAGTGCGTTCATCAGCTCGGCGCGGAAGAAGCTGGCCCGGCGCCCGTCATAGGCCAGCGTCGCGAGTGCATCTACGACATTGAAGGAGCCGATTCGCGTGCCGAAGTTGGACTCCAGCCCCCAGATACCGACGACGATTCGCGGATCGACCCGGTAGCGCTGCCAGATATCGGTGAGCAGCGTCAGGTTTGCCTGATAGCCGGTGCGCGCCCCTTGCGTCTTCTGGGTTGAGATGACCCGGGTCCGGTACTGCGCCCAGGTCAAGGTGAACTCGGGCTGATGTCTGTCGAGTTCCAGCACCCGGGCGTTCGGGGCCTGCAACGAGAGCGCCTGGTCGAGAATCGACGACGGAACGCCATGGCTGCCGGCTTCGGCACGAACGCCTGCCAGGAAGCCCGCGTAGGATCCGGAAGCCTGGCGAACCGGCGCACGGGTGCGTCCGAAGGCTCCGGAACAGACCGAAACGGCCCCTGCGGAGAACATTGCTGTTGTAAGGGCACGGCGTGTTGTCATCGCTGGAATCTGTGCCACACGCGTCGGTGATACACAACGATCTCGACCGAAACGGCGCCTGATGACACGGCAATCGCCTTAGGGTGCAGGCTGACGGCCTTCCCTCGCTCCGCAGAGCAGATAGTGGAGGAACGGGCTCATGTTGGAGGCAATGACGTCCGCATTGACCGAGAGATACCAGGTCGTCACGAAGGAGGCGTTGGGGTTGCGGCCTTCCAGTGCGCCATCGTCGAAGGAATGACGGATCGGATCCGGGCCGGCGACCGCAACGTCAGGATACTCGGCCCGGTACCAGTCGGTATCGAACAGCAACGACATCGGCTCTATGATGCTGCCGGTCCGGCTAATAGAGCCGGTGCTGACTGGATCGACGAACGCATTGGGCTGGGGCTTGCCGATGGTCGGGGCCGATGTCGCGACCCGGGTCGGCGGGAGTGCGGAAACAGGCGCGTGCCTGGTCCGAAAGACATTGGTATCGTCCGGTCTGGCGGCGGTGGTTACGGATGGAGAACCGATCGGCCGACCTGCCGTCATCGGGGCCCGCACCGCACGAATCGCTCTTCCGGCGGCTTTTTATTGCCGTGGTCGAGTGATCGTTCTTGTCGGTGGCCAATGGTCGTATTCCGGAACCGGTGCTTCCGAAGCTAACCGATCGATGCGGCGGCGTCAGCCCCGATCCACGCCCGGCCCGCAACCAGCTTGATCAGGATGCGTTCCCGGACTTCAAGAGGTGGAGCAGCCAGTGGCGAACGCAGCGCGACGCAAGGGCGGAGTTCGACGGCACAAAGGCCTGATCGCGATCGGGACGTTCGCCGTCCTCCTGATCCTGGTGATCATCCTCTGGCAGTGGGACTGGTTCATCCCCTTGGTCGACCGCCAGGCATCCGCGGCGATCGGTCGCAAGGTTACGATCGAACATCTGCATGTACGGCTCGGTCGCGTGACGCGCATTATCGCCGATGACGTCAAGGTGGCCGGCACCGACCAATTTCCCAAGTCGCTGGCGACCGCGCAGCATCTCACTGTCAATGTGGAGCTGCTCCCGCTGATCAGGCATCGGCAGATCGTCCTGCCGCTGATCGATCTGGACCATCCCACCATCGACGCGGAGGCGGCGCACGACGGCACCAACAACTGGACGACGTCGGACAATTCGAACAGCAAGGCCGACAAGCCGAGTTCGTCACCACCGCTCCTCGGTATACTTCGTATCGAGGATGGTCACGTCCATGTCGTGGACGCCAAGTTGAAGGCCAACTTCAATATCCAGGTCGCCACGACCGAAACGCCGGATCCCGACATTCGGCCGATCCCGGTTGATCAGGGCCATATCGTCGCGAATGCGACGGGAACCTATGCAGGCCAGCCGATCACCGGCCGCTTCGTCGGTGGCGCTATCCTGTCCTTGCGGGACAAGACCCGCCCCTACCCGATCGACCTGCGTGTCGCCAACGGGCCTACCCATGTCTCGCTCGTAGGCACGATAGAGCAGCCGCTGACGTTCGGCGGCGCGAAGGTGAAGCTGCTGTTCGCGGGTCCCGACATGTCGCTGCTCTATCCGCTGACCGGTGTGCCGATCCCGCAGACGCCTGCATACAAGGTCGCCGGAAACCTCGATTACAGCCGCGAGCGGATCGCGTTTCGCGAGTTCACGGGACAGGTCGGCTCCAGCGACCTGAACGGCACCATCACGGTCGTTCCCGCCAAGATCCCGACGATCGATGCCAACCTGAATTCCCACAACGTCGATCTGGAGGATTTGGGCGGGTTCATTGGCGCGGATCCCGGCCACGGAGCGAAAACGCCTGCCTCCACGCCGAAAACACCCGATGCGCATCCTGCCTCGACAGGCGATGTACTGCCGAACACCCCGATCAACATGCCAAAGGTGCGCGCGGCCAACATCCACCTCGTCTACAAGGGGGATCACATCAAGAACCGGAGTATCCCACTCGATAATATCGTCGCACGCCTGA
Proteins encoded:
- a CDS encoding TatD family hydrolase, which codes for MLIDSHCHLDHFTDEELPGLLDRARSAGLSGLVTIGTRLSAAPVNRGLARHARPDLAVWCTIGTHPDHVSEEILPSADDLASMAAAPEVVGIGETGLDYFHGGPEVRPLQQESFRVHLRAARLADLPLVIHARDADEDVAAILREEHASGGPFRFVLHCFSSGAALAEAAIALGGFISFSGILTFPKSVALRVIARTIPADRLLVETDAPFLAPVPRRGKRNEPSFVAHTASMLATERGVSEADVAALTTANFRRLFSRAT
- the metG gene encoding methionine--tRNA ligase encodes the protein MTKRYTITTPIYYVNGAPHIGHAYTSIAADVMARWKRLDGHEVFFLTGTDEHGQKVEQAALAAGVAPQEFTDRVSADFRDMARAMNISFDDFIRTTEPRHLDACAALWRRLQDAGHIYLGAYEGWYATRDESFYGEDELVLRADGVRVAPTGAPVEWVTEPSYFFRLSDWQDRLLAFYDAHPDFIGPQARRNEVISFVRQGLKDLSISRTSFRWGVPVPNDPAHVMYVWWDALVNYITALGYPDESNPLWRFWPADLHLVGKEIVRFHAVFWPAFLMAAELPLPKRIYSHGWWTIDGEKMSKSIGNVVDPRALADEFGVDAVRYFLLREVPFGGDGDFSRRALISRLNVELANDLGNLAQRTLSQIARNCDGRLPHRGSVTDDDTVLLNQAEALRRVVRVLIDRQALHEALEEVWKVVRASNGYIDRQAPWALKKTDMARMGSVLRVLVDVLRQVGTVLQPFMPDSMGRLLDQLGVAPGERMLLALDAPLPAGLQLPAPQGIFPRHVEPVVPAVA
- a CDS encoding DNA polymerase III subunit delta'; translation: MTALTLLPPREQDWLIGHETAERTLMSAARTGRLHHAWLITGPVGIGKATLAFRFARWLLSGPERRAGDDLFVDRADRVFRRVAAGSHSDLITVARSFDEKKQRFRGEIVVEDVRPIGDLLRRTAAEGGWRVVIIDGVEFLNRNASNALLKLLEEPPPHTVLLLVCASPGRLLPTIRSRCRALRLDVLDDASMMKVLGRTLPDREHADREVLASLAHGSPGQALVLASEGGIALDELVREALASRTSGSRAYQMVDAVNRQEGGFATFLTLLGDAISREVRDAARGNAASDRASDNDISVWQQIRHVQDETERFNLDKRQALLSSLDLLRSLS
- the tmk gene encoding dTMP kinase, encoding MSGLFITLEGGEGAGKSTQAVLLAEALLARGRKVLRTREPGGSPGAETLRTLLLEGNHALGLRAEVMVHFASRLDHVENTIRPALDAGMVVVCDRFYDSTLAYQGYGLGQGDPGCLSFIDRLIGLVGLAPDLTLLLDLPRDLALARLRQRGTRSDRYERLDEAFHQRVAGGFHEIARQAGTRVVTIPATGSTQQVHEVMLHEVEQRLPA
- a CDS encoding D-alanyl-D-alanine carboxypeptidase family protein, yielding MNVPSRRILLSGAGSIVVSSSLASGFGALARPRHPVPAHPASKPTPDSDDDSSATDGTAQAGAGSPAETPVGPLDTEARWAFAVDFQTGTVLLQKAADERMPPSSLTKMMTAYIVFGMLKEGRLHLDQMLPVSEKAWRMQGSKMFVPLGSQIAVSDLIRGMLIQSGNDACIVLAEGIAGSEEQFVALMNAKAKTIGLTNSQFRNVTGWPDPDHFMSARDVATLAHRLIADFPDDYHFFSEKDYKFNNINQGNRNVLVDKGLADGLKTGHTDAGGFGLCASSDRGGRRITLVVNGLPSSKARASEGARLLNWAFANFENARVLSRGQVLQTVPVWLGLLPSVTACAAADLVLTVPHGWQNRVKVALDYQSPVTAPIAKGQQVGLITISGAGVTDIQVPLVAVDAVARMGLPARAVAVLKHYLGRS
- a CDS encoding SPOR domain-containing protein; the encoded protein is MRKPVAALALVLAIAGCQRKINPAAPVPAPHYVVGSPWQGGGGTWFYPKEQLEYHATGLAIVEQSRPQALTANGEAYDASAVAAAHQTLQLPSVLRVTNLENGRSILVRVNDRGPGAQGRLLALTQGAARLLDIQPGATTRVDLEMDAGLSRRLAEQSPSGPHLDIATAPVEGVQEQMLGAPGSSAPAMQAPVPGHGYAPTTDEARVPDKLPPRLQQARPEPGALWIDAGQFNQRSYADQIGASIGGSVRSDGQGRQIIYSVRVGPFQRTSDADAALDQARRAGVTGAHIIVE
- a CDS encoding lytic murein transglycosylase, which encodes MTTRRALTTAMFSAGAVSVCSGAFGRTRAPVRQASGSYAGFLAGVRAEAGSHGVPSSILDQALSLQAPNARVLELDRHQPEFTLTWAQYRTRVISTQKTQGARTGYQANLTLLTDIWQRYRVDPRIVVGIWGLESNFGTRIGSFNVVDALATLAYDGRRASFFRAELMNALRILGNGDVAPARMLGSYAGAMGQPQFMPSSYVRFAVDYTGDGHRDIWTNRADVFASIANYLGKSGWVAGEPWGQAVTLTRQIDPSSAGRQSMRPLARWDQAGVRRSDGSRFSRQDVDGALLLPDGAGGDAFMIYANFNVIRRYNPSDFYALAVGLIGNAAA
- a CDS encoding AsmA family protein, which gives rise to MANAARRKGGVRRHKGLIAIGTFAVLLILVIILWQWDWFIPLVDRQASAAIGRKVTIEHLHVRLGRVTRIIADDVKVAGTDQFPKSLATAQHLTVNVELLPLIRHRQIVLPLIDLDHPTIDAEAAHDGTNNWTTSDNSNSKADKPSSSPPLLGILRIEDGHVHVVDAKLKANFNIQVATTETPDPDIRPIPVDQGHIVANATGTYAGQPITGRFVGGAILSLRDKTRPYPIDLRVANGPTHVSLVGTIEQPLTFGGAKVKLLFAGPDMSLLYPLTGVPIPQTPAYKVAGNLDYSRERIAFREFTGQVGSSDLNGTITVVPAKIPTIDANLNSHNVDLEDLGGFIGADPGHGAKTPASTPKTPDAHPASTGDVLPNTPINMPKVRAANIHLVYKGDHIKNRSIPLDNIVARLNIENGVIDLKQLDFKVGTGTIFSSATLDPVGSSLKTRAHVDFHRIDLSRLLQATHTFHGQGIIGGRADITTRGSSFADMLGNGDGGISLVMSGGGDISALLPDIAGLEFGNALLSALGMPNRAQVQCFVMDMPLKNGILSTNSFLLQTTEARSIGRGTVDFKNQTLDYSLTTRSSHFSVGSLPGPINITGKLGKPAIRPGAEVVARAGAAAGLGVVLAPLALLPTIQFGVGETGACQSALEDMKTHPASPPMRNSATPPTRTKHRSH